Below is a genomic region from Candidatus Paceibacterota bacterium.
TTTAGTCGCCGATCCTCCCCCGCTGATCACGCCTGGGTACGTCAGATCGTCGGAGCGATTGAAGATCAGGGCCGCGTTGTCAACAATCGAAGCGCTGGCCACGCTGCCCGACGTGCCGCCTGCGCCGATGGACAATGTGCCAGTACTCACAGTGGTTGCGCCGCTGTAGTTGTTGTCACCGCTCAGGACGACGGTTCCTGTATCTGTTGTCCCAATGGTAAGGCCGTAGCCCCCCGTGATGACCCCGGGGATAGTCAGCACTCGGCCAGCAACCGCTCTGATCGTCGCCGCGCCGCTCAAGGTGATCCCCTGGCTCGAGGTGAACGCCACGTCCGCTTCGCCCGCAAGCCGGAGTGATGTGCCGCCCGCCAAGGTGATTGCATCAGCCCCCGTGCCGGTCCCAACGCTGTCCGGATAACCCACGTAGCCGCCGCTGCCCAGCGTGTACATGCCCCCGCTCACAATCAACTTCCCGAAAGTGTTGTGTTGATCCAGCGTGCGGAATTCGCCTACCCCGGCCTTCGTCAGCGTGTTGCCCGTGCCAGAAATCAGGTTGTCCGTCCACTGCACGGTGCCTGCTGAAGCCGATACTTCAATCGTCCCTCCGCCGCTGCCGATCGCCAGCGGGCGGTTAGCCGGTATGAAATCGCCGTTTCCGCCCGTGTTGCGCAGGGTTGCCCCTGAGCTGATCGTAATCAAGTTTGCGGAGTCGCCAATCGCCGTCTGGGCATTGATGCTCAACACTCCCCCGCTGACGTTAACCGCCCCGCTGAACGTGTTGGCGGTGCCACTCAACGTCAGAGTGCCCACGCCACTCTTGGTCAGGGCCAGGGGGGAGGCCGAACCGCTCGCATGGTCTCGGATGATGCCTGCGAATGAATATGCCGACGAGTTGTTCACCGTCAGGGTGGAAGTGCCAACCGTTGAAGCGGGAGCCTCGGTGTTCTGGATGACGGAGAAGGCGTCAGCGGAACTGATGCCCGCAACCGTTTCGTCATAGCCAGCCAGGTTGAATTTGCCGCTGTTCCCGCTCGTCGCGCCGTTGATGGTCAGCACCACCGTATCGGCAATCTGATTGTTCGCTGCCAATGTAAGCTGATCCGTGCCGGCGCTGTTCCCAACGGTAATGGTGCCCCCGGCGATGGCGTTCACCCCGGCGTTCTTGGAAAGAAGGACCGTGCCCATATTGATGGTCATGGCGCCCGAGTAGGTATTCGCTATCGCTCCGCCGGCAAGAGTAATTATCGCCAAATTGTCGGTGTCAACGGTGAAGGGACCACTCCCGCAAAGGCGTTTGATATTCCAGTCACCGCTCCATATTGTGCCGCCGCTCGACCCGATCGTGAGGCCGCGGTTAGCATCCATGTCCACAAGCGTTGTCGACGAGCCCAATTTAGCGGTTGACCCGTTGAGAGTTACTGCGTCATCGGTCAGACTCCCAGGCACAGCCCCAAGGCCTGTTTCGACCCCAGTATTCCCAATTCGGAAGAGGCCTTCACTCACCACAAGCTTGGAAAAAGTGTTCGCCCCGAAAACCCGGCATTCGTTTGCCCCAGTCTTAGTGACGGTGGTGCCGCCGATGGGCGCCACGAAATGTACGTAACCTGAGCCGCCGACGTTTATGCCGCCAGAAGCAAGGCTGATTGCTTGTTTGTTGGCCGTTGTGCCAAGCTGGACATAGCCGGCCGTGGTCAGTGCCACGTTTACGCTATGAACGGTAACTGCGGACGGTGTCGCAACATAAAAGGAAGACGCTGGCGCGCCGTTAAAAGTGGCAACGCCAGTACCATCATTCGCCCATGCACGCACGGCGGCAGTGTCTCCAGACGTGGTGGACCAATAGCTGCCACCAGTCCAGCTGCCGCTGCTTTCATGTCCTCCGGTTGTAGTCCCGTTCTGGTTCCAATATCTGGCCTGGGGCACATTGACGAATTTAACGGCGTCTGCGTAAAAACGGCCCCAAGTCCCGGATGAATAGGCAAACGTCACCTGCGGATTCGCGCTCCCTTCATTCAGCCTAAAGGTGCCACCCACCTTCACCCATGTATTTGCTGTCCCAGACTGAAAGCCGGTTGTGGTGGAGTCCAGACCCGTGCCATTGGCCTCGGTGACGGTGACAAGGATATCTGAGGAGGTGGAACTGTCCCCCGTGGTTACATACACGTAGTACGAACCCCCGGAAACAGCAACGGTCGGGCTGACCTTAAATGATCTGCCGCTGCCCGTGGACGAGGCGTATCGTGACCCAATTGAGGGAGCCGACACGCCATCCGCCGTGCTCTTCTCGGTGGAATTCCCCACAAATGGTAAGGGCTCCGAGTACGAGGCGAAATTCTGTCCACCAGTACGGCTTTCAACGATTACTGTGTCAGCGAAACAGAGGGAGCCGTAAAGGATCACCGTGGCCACGAGTCCGAATCGCGAGATGAGTTGTTTCATAGTATCATCAATCATTTACGGGTGAGAACCGAGGCTGAAAGGCAAAGGCAGCCCGAGGCCAACAGCCCTTGGCCTCCAGCGCGAACGACCGAAGAACCAACCCGGTTCGAAAGGACCTGCCCATCGAGCGGCCTAAGCGGTATCGTCATCAATCCTTCTGACGCAGCCTTTACCCAAGTACGCCATCTATGCAGCGCGCGGCTACGGAAAACACGCATGAAGCTCCTCTTTCCCGCACTTGAATCTTTCATACGCTCAATCTTCCGCACTCTTGGTTTTGTCTAATGATCCGTCTATTCAACAAATCCAATGAACTAAATCGGCGCACTGAGAATCCGACGTGTAGAAGCAGGTTCCGACAGTGTTTGGGCTTCTTGCGCGCAAGTCTCGCCAAAGACCACTTTTCCGGGTATCGGGTGAATGCTGTAGTGCGACCATCGGCGATGGTGTAGTGGCCGCGACGGAATATTGCAGCACATTCCCGCACTTGAACCTTTCATGGCGTTGTCTTGATGGCACCAGACGTTCGCACGAATCTGTCCTTCTGGGCAGACTTCCCAGCTCAATACCTGATCCTGATGAGCTAAGAGAGCCTTCCGATTTACACGCCCCGGATTATGCCAAAATCGGGCTTGCCGTCAAGTATTTTGATGGGCCTGTTTCACCGCCTGAATCCGCCGCGGAGCCAGGGCAGCCCCACGCCTATGAACTGCGGCGGCAAAGCGCAGCGGCGACGCCGCTTGTGAACCCCTATCGGCCTGCGAAAAGCGGCGTGGCGCTTCGCTTCCCGCCGCACTCCAAAGGAGGGGTGTGCGAGCGCGCCGGTTGCCCGGGACGGCTGATACCGCCGCCATGTGGTGGTTGCATTCGACCTGGGTTGGATTCCCAATTAGGTCTTCACCGTCGAGGGCGCTACCGAGGCCCAGCCAAGCGGGGGATTTGGCATATGCACTGGCTGTCGCCTGCCCGCAGCGCATTGCGCCCCCGCCAAAGGCTGTCCCCGCGCCTTTCCGGTGTCTCCATGGAGGGACCCCTGTGTGTATCCCATGGGGAGCGCTCCCCATGGGATACACACAGGGGACTCCCCCAACAGGCACCATGCCCAAGCCGTAAAGCGCACCGCCACGCTGCCAGGTAGTTGTTTACGGAACAGCCACTGGATAGTCACTGGACGGAGGCAATTCCACGCCTATGGACTGCGGCGGCAAAGCGCAGCGGCGGCGCCGCTTGTGAACCCCTGTCGGCCTGCGAGAAGCGGCGTGGCGCTTCGCTTCCCGCCGCACTCCAAATGGGCCGTTAGACGGCGTCAATCCAGGCGACAACGGCTTTGTGCCAGTGCCTGATCCGGTCCTGGATCAGTGTGATCAGGTTTCTGATGATTCTCCCTCGAGAGCTGCCCGTGCGCAGAACTTGGGGGATCATCGGCGGCGCAGCCTGTTGTTCCGGGCACGGGCCAGGAGCACCATGGCTCCGCCCACCAGGCCTAATGCCAGGCTGCCTGGCTCCGGGATGACCGCCGTGATCTCCACCGTCCAGCTCGCCAGCGTGCTCTCGAAGTTGCCGGACAGGTCGGAGAAGAAGATGGTCCACTCTCCGTTGGGATGCTCGTTAAGGGCGTCGAGGAACCCTCCGTTCAGAGTGACGGTGCCATGATCCGGTTGATAAGCCAGGCCGGCCTGGGGAATCTGGACCAGGTGAACGGGGCCGTTGGCGGCCTGGTCATCGAGTTTGACGTTGGGGAAGCCCGCTGTGTCGAACCCGAATGTGTATTGCGGCTCACCGGCGTCCGGAGGGTTGCCCGAGCCCACGCGATTCAGCAAAGGGACGGGTGTGGGCGCATAGTCGTAGGACAGATGGGCGTAGAGGTCGCCGTTCCAACCGCCGGTAACGGTGAAGATGACGTTGACGTCGGTGAAGGTCCAGCCGATGCCGTGCTCGCCCTCCCAGTCAATGAACTGCGTGAAGGTGACCCCGGTGGGGTTATCGTCCGGGATGATCGCCCCCGGGCTAGGCGTTTGGGTCCAGGTATCGGTCAGCTCCTGGGCCTGCGAGGCGCCGAGCAGGCTTATCACGGCTGCGCTCAAAGCTATCAGTTGTTTCATTGTAAGATTCTCCTCCGGGCAATGCGCTACTGGCTGTACTTAAGGCGGTAAAAAGCTGCGGACGGACGGCTGCCGAGGTCGCTGAAATCATCCTCGATGTGGAACTTGCCGCCCGGATTCATGGCGGGAGTGATAAACCAGCTTCGGATCGCGCCTGAGAAGTCGGCCGCGGTGGCTCGCTGGACTTCGTAGGCGGCGCCCGGCACGCCCTGGAACTGGACCGTGACCGGGCCGGAAGGCGGCACCGCGGGTGTCTGTGACTGGCCGTACCAATCAGTGATGATGACCGAGATGCTCTTGCTGCGCTCGGCGCCGCGAGAGTCAACAACGGTGTAGTTGAACACGTCGTTATTGTTGTTGGCGGGATAGTAGAAGAGGTAACCCGGATGCGACGGGTAGCTGGCGATTCTGCCGCCGTTGGCCGAGGTGTGATCGAAGCTCTTCATCACCACCGTCTCGCCGTCGAGCGGATCAGGATTCGGGAACAGCTTGGAGACGGGGATCTTCCAGGTGGTGTTGGTGGAGCGAAGCACGACAATGTTGGTAGCGAAGGGCACGTGGTGGACCCGGAGGATGCCGTTGGTTCGCAGCAGCTCTGTGTCCCAGACCAGGTCCGGGTCCCCGGCCACGGGCATGGCTGGGACAATCGCGGCGAACGGCGCGCCACTGTAACTCGAAGCGACGAAGAGGGGCCACTGGTCGTTGGCCTGGAGGGTTGCGCCCCGGTTGGTGACATACAGCGTGCCGCCCTGGGTCATCGTGCCGATGCCGCGGACCTGGTCGTGAGCGTAGGCCCGGTCTATGTCCACGCCGGTCATGCTGCCGGCCTCCAAGGTTACGTTGCCGTTGTTGAGGTCAGTGAGGGAGCCGTATTCCTGACCTGTAGCGAGCAGGCCCGGGGCCAGAAGGCCGCCGCTCTTGACGATCAGGTTGCCGCCCATGGTGCCCTTCCCGCGCAGTATGGCTCCGGCCTCCACCGTGGCATCGCCGGTGCCGATCGAGCCGTTATCCAGCGTCAGTGTGCCCGCCTTGACCGCCGTGATGCCGCTATAAGTGTTGTTGGGGCCAGTAAGCGTAAAGGTACCGGTGTCCTCCTTGGCCAGCGCAAGCGGCGAGGCGGCGCCGCTGGCATGGTCGCGGATAATACCCGCGAAGGTGTGGTCTCCCGCATTGTGCACCGTCAGCGTCGAGGTGCCGAGGGCGGTGGCCGGGGCCTCGGCGTTTTGAATGACCGCGAAACTTTCCGACGCGCTAACTCCCTCGATGGTCTCGTTGTAGCCGCCCAGGTTGAACTTGCCGCTGTTGCCGCTGGAAGGGCCGGCGATGGACACAACCGAGGAGTCGGCGATCTGATTGTGGCTCCAGAGTGAAAGCTGATCCGTGCCAACGCCATCGCCCAGGGTTACGTTCATCGGGATTGCGGTCACTCCGTTGGTCTTATCCAGCATGAGCTCTCCCGCCTCGATAATCGTCGCGGCCCCGGAATAGGTGTTGGGCAGCGGGCCCGCCAACCGCAAGAAGCCCGTGCCTTGCTTGATAAGAGTTGAGCCGGCCCCCTGGATGACGCCCGCCATGATGGTGCCGGTGTTGTCCCGATTCACTCTCAAAGTACCGGCACCCCCCGTCCCGGCCCCGCGCATATCCACCACGCTGCCGATCTCGCCCGCCAACGATCCGATGGTCTCGGTGTAGCCGGCCACGTCGAAAAGCGTGCCGCTGGTCGTCAAGTAGACACGCTGGTCATCCGAGATGCGCTCGGAGCTGGTCCTGAGCCTCAAGGTGCCCTCGTGGATTTCAATCGTCTTGGTCCCGGTGGTCGTCCCGCTCAAGGCCAGGATGCCAGGACCGGCTTTGACGAGGTCATTCGCGCCCATGGTGATGACTCCCTCGTAGACCGAAAGGACGCCGGCAGTCGCGATGTCTATGGTGCTCCAGCCGGTAATCGTAATGCCGCGATTCGCTCGGACGAGCGAGTTGCCTGAAGCGGTCTGCGTAGTCCGCAGCACGGCGTTGACGGTCATCATGATGTTATCGGCGTCGAAGCTGGCTGGATAAGCCCCGCAAGGACTGCCACCGCCGGAAGGCACATCGCCGTTGATCTCAAACGTTCCGTTCCAGATGTAGAGGCCGCCGCTGTAGGTGCCGGGCCCGGTGTAAACTACTTTGCCGCCTTGAGTGTACTCGCAAATGTAAAGCCGCTCGGTGCCGGCAATCGTGACTGTTGGGTTTATAGTGAGGGTGCGACCGGACGCAGCGCTGATATCAACGTGACTCGTGTTGCCCGAGGCCATGGTCAATGTCTGCGCGCCTGCGAGCGTAACATTCCCGCCCCCAAGGAGTCTAACCGACCGCGCGGTGATGCCCGCACCCATGGTGATGGTGCCGGCATTCCAAATCATCGCATCGTCCCGCGGGGTGCGGGTCGTGTTGTCCCAGGCGACTTCCGCCCCGGGCGCAGCTCCATTCCACCAGTTGACGGCGCTCGTATTCCACGTGCCGGTGCCGCCCAAGTTCGCGCCGGCGGTCGTGTTGCCGGTGACACTTGCGTCCGGGTCCCAATACCTGGCGTAACCCCACAAGTTCTGGTGAGCAGACAAAAGCAAGATGGCAAGCGCCGCAAGTCCCCAGCGCACTGGTTTGTTAGCGTGATCCATATTAAACAGAGATTGCACTACATGCCGTTTCATGGTCCTGGCCGACTGGCGCGAGCATTCCTGCAACTGGTGACCAATCTGTATTCAAAGGTTGTTGCTGGCCTATCGCGCTACTCGGAAAGCCCATCTTATACACAAAGCCGGCTGGCAGAAGCAACCGAGGCGTTCACACGGCGGGTGGAAGTTATTCACAATCAAGAAAGCTGCCGCCGGGCCCGCGAAGAGTTGCCGCAAGTTTGAACGGGAAAGGGGAAGGTGGTGAAACGGGGCAAATCGTAAATCTTGTTATTTCAATATGTTCCAGGACCCGATGCCGATCGAAAGGCCCGCACGGCGTGCGCGCGCGGAGTTGAACTGGCACACAGCGGCGGCGGTCGAGGCATCGGCAAGCGGGCTCGAACTAAGACACTGGCAACAAGTGGTGGTTGCAGTGGGCGCTATGGATTGTACTTCAGACGGTAATAGGCTTCCTTGCCTCCGAGTGTCTCTTCAAACAGGAACAACCCATCCGCGCCGGGGCCAGTCGTCGGCAAGTTCGTTGTCAGCAGATCGGTCACGGGATCGGGGAAATTGACAGTAGTGCCTCGCTGAACAGTGTAACTGCATCCAGGAATGCCCGCTAAGCGCACTGTCGCCTTGCCGCCCACAATCTGAATCGTCTGTGCCTGCCCTGTCGCCGAAACGACGGGAACATTGACAGTGGCCTGCTTTGTGCAGGAGTAGGTATTGGCCGCGGTGTAGCTGAAACTGCCCGAGGTGAGCGCGTTCAGGTCCGTGGGCAGGAAGAAAACGTAGGTGGTATTCATGCTGATTGTCCCGCCCGTGGCGTTACCTACGCTCTGGATTGTGTTCGGGGCCGGGGTCAGGTCGGAGATCCTGATCTTGAGGCTGCTCCCCTGGAAGCGCTGGCGGTTGGCACTGGACACTTCGGGCAGCGCGTTGGCAGTAACCGAGTAATCGTAAGTGCCGTTGGCCACATTGGCCCCGTTATAGCCCTTGACGTGCAGATACCACGTGCCCGCTGCGGTCGGCGTGGTCTGGATCGTCCCGCTGGACCATTCGGTCTCGGACTCGTCCCAGGTGTGCGTCGCGCTTTGATCCCAAGCGTATTTGTACTTCTGTAACTTGCCAGCGCCAAAGCCTCCTACAGCCGTCCAATTCACACCACTGTCCACGCAAGCCGAGGAATTGTCGGGGGCCACGCTGCCCACCCCCGGCGGCACGGACAAAGTCCACCGGCTCTGCGGCGCAGATGCTGCCGTGTTGGGCGTCGGCACCGCCTGGTCGCTGACGCTGACCTTCAGGCCGGTGTATTCGGTGTTCGCCGTGAGGCCGTTCCAAGCATGCGTCGTACCTTTCCCGCCGCTGTCGCTCTGGCCGGCACAACTGTAGTTGTAGCCCGTGGAAGCATTCACCCCCGAATGGGCGTCCGACCCGGCACCAGTCACTGTGATGCTGTCGGTTGTGACCGCGTTGATGGTCATGCTGACAGGCGTCGGCGCGGCCGCGTCCACGCGGAATGGTGTACCCGTTGACCAGCCGAGGCCACCGTTGATGTTGTATGCGGTGGTCCCGCTGGATTCGCCCAGGCGGTAGTACGCCCAGGGGCTGTGAGCGAGGATGTGGTCCCTGTAGGCCGTCCCCGTGGTCCTGGCGCTGTAGTGGGCCTGAATCTCGGCCTGGGTGAGCGGCCGGTCATAGATGGCGAACTCGTCCATGTGGCCGGCATAATACGAGTCGCCCGACCAGTTGCTCCGGCCGATGTAGTTGACGGTGCGGCTTACGACGTTGGGCATGACGGTCTTCCCAACGACCGCGAGAGCCGTTCCATCGCGATACATCGCCACGGTGCCGTCGCTGTTCAGCACGCAGACGTAATGATGCCATGCGTTGTTGATGATGGCTCCGGCAGCGCGAGCCGAGCCGCCGGTGGCGGTGCCGTTATACACCTCGAACTGCAAGTCGCTACTTGTGCCGGAGCGAGCTATGAGGATGTTCTCGCTCGCCGGGCCGTTGCCGAAGTCTATGAACCGCTGCCAGGCGGCGGTGGACGTCGGATACGCCCAGAACTCAACGGTCATTCCGCTGCCGAAGCTGTCGCTAAAGGAGGGGATGACCCCGTGATCGTCAGTGCCATCGAAGCTTGCACAGGTGTCGCCCGTCACGCCGCCCGCCTGCCCCAGCGTCACGCCGCCGGTATAGGTCCCATTCCGGGAGGACTGCGAGAGGCCATCGAGCACCCCGACGCGGTAATACCACTGGCCGTCGCCGAGCGCCGAATCCGGCGCGCAGGATGTCCCCGATCCGGCCACGAACTGGCTGTCAAGCTGCGGTGAAGCGAAGTCCGAGGTGGGGGCCACTTGGACGCGGTAGTTGCTTTGGGGGTTCGAGTCGGTGTCGGAGTAGGTCCATTGGAGATCCGGGGTGTTGTCGGAACTCCATTCGTTTCCCGAGAAGCTGCTGTTTGACGCCGTCGGGTCGGTGTTTAGGACCTTGTATGAGCGGTACCCGGTCCCGCCGCCAGAGCCGCCGAAGCGGCGGTCATGGTTGTCGCTTTCTTGTGCGTTATCATTGACCACGCGGGCACAGGCGTAATATGTCTGCGGGTAATTGTGGGCTACGGTGTAATCCTGATACCAGCACAAATTGCCCGCATCCCAGCTCATGGCGCTGGCGCTGTAGAGGTCCCAGGTGCCGTGGACTGTGCCAAGCCAGATTCTTCCCGACAGGCCGTCACTAACGTGGTGGATGCGGAGCCAGTCCACATACACCGTCTGGCCATTGGCGGCGCCCGTGCCCACCGGGTCAAGACGGACCTGGTAGACAGTCCCGCTCCAGGAAGCCGGCAGCGCCACCCGGTACACATGCCATTGCCCATCCGGGACGATGTTCCAATCAACGTGCCGGTCCCCGCTCCACCCTCCAACGCTGCTGGACCAGAACAACTGCGCGTCAGATCCTCCATTCGCCCACATTCGGATGGTCAGGTAGCGGCAAGTGCTGGCGTTGATGGCCAGGCCGCCCGAACTGTAGCAGTAAGGATCGGCGCCGGTAACGCTTATCGCCATC
It encodes:
- a CDS encoding LamG domain-containing protein, with the translated sequence MSQFEQTVIGVLVAAGFLANSTPLAYAGWPYDSCSRSGSAGAWSYYAGQAYCGNFHLGWGNSGTDRIRWYTGGCISGRDMYLTYRHGFTRRANGDTSADHWANYEGSYSGNAAVNQAGSGNAEHTVGTFPSYNWDDWLEIGSDGGGGMDTIANMGRFFPELDAVYAGKSTESYMYLGNVYQWRYLMSNPSQAYWTWSGNDRFAHTGGVTSGPGWYSSNRVNNSPGTGPGGTMDLYFNMRPTVTGDYNEDFQMVRENVSWFGDKPTSNGNMRTWTRNSRKAPGATDGWDNGGKKKGETVRFSVAGTDSWGTGSSYSWDWDGATAQGWYGGNACSVAQEDANDRMAISVTGADPYCYSSGGLAINASTCRYLTIRMWANGGSDAQLFWSSSVGGWSGDRHVDWNIVPDGQWHVYRVALPASWSGTVYQVRLDPVGTGAANGQTVYVDWLRIHHVSDGLSGRIWLGTVHGTWDLYSASAMSWDAGNLCWYQDYTVAHNYPQTYYACARVVNDNAQESDNHDRRFGGSGGGTGYRSYKVLNTDPTASNSSFSGNEWSSDNTPDLQWTYSDTDSNPQSNYRVQVAPTSDFASPQLDSQFVAGSGTSCAPDSALGDGQWYYRVGVLDGLSQSSRNGTYTGGVTLGQAGGVTGDTCASFDGTDDHGVIPSFSDSFGSGMTVEFWAYPTSTAAWQRFIDFGNGPASENILIARSGTSSDLQFEVYNGTATGGSARAAGAIINNAWHHYVCVLNSDGTVAMYRDGTALAVVGKTVMPNVVSRTVNYIGRSNWSGDSYYAGHMDEFAIYDRPLTQAEIQAHYSARTTGTAYRDHILAHSPWAYYRLGESSGTTAYNINGGLGWSTGTPFRVDAAAPTPVSMTINAVTTDSITVTGAGSDAHSGVNASTGYNYSCAGQSDSGGKGTTHAWNGLTANTEYTGLKVSVSDQAVPTPNTAASAPQSRWTLSVPPGVGSVAPDNSSACVDSGVNWTAVGGFGAGKLQKYKYAWDQSATHTWDESETEWSSGTIQTTPTAAGTWYLHVKGYNGANVANGTYDYSVTANALPEVSSANRQRFQGSSLKIRISDLTPAPNTIQSVGNATGGTISMNTTYVFFLPTDLNALTSGSFSYTAANTYSCTKQATVNVPVVSATGQAQTIQIVGGKATVRLAGIPGCSYTVQRGTTVNFPDPVTDLLTTNLPTTGPGADGLFLFEETLGGKEAYYRLKYNP
- a CDS encoding autotransporter-associated beta strand repeat-containing protein codes for the protein MSAHQNLWGYARYWDPDASVTGNTTAGANLGGTGTWNTSAVNWWNGAAPGAEVAWDNTTRTPRDDAMIWNAGTITMGAGITARSVRLLGGGNVTLAGAQTLTMASGNTSHVDISAASGRTLTINPTVTIAGTERLYICEYTQGGKVVYTGPGTYSGGLYIWNGTFEINGDVPSGGGSPCGAYPASFDADNIMMTVNAVLRTTQTASGNSLVRANRGITITGWSTIDIATAGVLSVYEGVITMGANDLVKAGPGILALSGTTTGTKTIEIHEGTLRLRTSSERISDDQRVYLTTSGTLFDVAGYTETIGSLAGEIGSVVDMRGAGTGGAGTLRVNRDNTGTIMAGVIQGAGSTLIKQGTGFLRLAGPLPNTYSGAATIIEAGELMLDKTNGVTAIPMNVTLGDGVGTDQLSLWSHNQIADSSVVSIAGPSSGNSGKFNLGGYNETIEGVSASESFAVIQNAEAPATALGTSTLTVHNAGDHTFAGIIRDHASGAASPLALAKEDTGTFTLTGPNNTYSGITAVKAGTLTLDNGSIGTGDATVEAGAILRGKGTMGGNLIVKSGGLLAPGLLATGQEYGSLTDLNNGNVTLEAGSMTGVDIDRAYAHDQVRGIGTMTQGGTLYVTNRGATLQANDQWPLFVASSYSGAPFAAIVPAMPVAGDPDLVWDTELLRTNGILRVHHVPFATNIVVLRSTNTTWKIPVSKLFPNPDPLDGETVVMKSFDHTSANGGRIASYPSHPGYLFYYPANNNNDVFNYTVVDSRGAERSKSISVIITDWYGQSQTPAVPPSGPVTVQFQGVPGAAYEVQRATAADFSGAIRSWFITPAMNPGGKFHIEDDFSDLGSRPSAAFYRLKYSQ